GCAGTTGGAGCTTCGAAAATTCCACTCTCCGAACTTTTCGCCCTGCCCTGCGGCAATCCGGGGGACCGGATGCGACCATGGCCTGTTCCCCAGTTCGGCAACACGGAGACAGACATGGCCAAAGCCAACATCAACGACCGGTCGAGCATCGAACGCATCTACGACCGCCCCAGCTTCGAGCGGGACGCGGCGGCGAACGCGCGCAGCAAGGCGACAATCGTCCACGGCGTGAAGATCCTCTCCGCCCCCGATGCCGACGGGCAGGTCGAGATCTCCCGCGCCTCCCATCATGTGGCGGAAGGGAATCCAGAAGGGGACACCATCTTCATCCCCGCCTTCAGCCTTCATGATTCCACCGCCGCCGACGGCAACATCCATGTCGGCTCTGTCGCGCCGGTGGCGACCCCTCCGGGCGAGGCCGCCGACGAGTACCGGAGCTTCATCGACGATGTCCTGAACGCTGCGAAGCAGGGACATTTCAAGTCGGAGATCGGCCGCGGCGAGGAGCGCCTGAAGGGATTCCAAGGCGGGTGATGGCCACCCGGCCGGCAGCGGCAGCGCGCGTTACCGCAACCGGCCGGGTGCCATGAGGGGCTAATCGCGCCCCCAAATCCCGCGTTCGCCCAGGTCCTCGCCGCGCTGGCGCTCCAACGCCTGGGAATAGCGGCGCAACGCGAAGGACTCCGTCACATAGCCGATGATGCGCCGGTCGGTGGGCGAGGACAGGACCGGCAGCGCCTCCACCTCAGCGGTGCCGAAGCGGTTCAGCACGGTGCGGGCGTCGTCGCCGGGCATCAGAACGGCGTCCGCCTTGCTGGCGAGCGTGCCGACGCGGGTTTCGGTGGCCGCCGCATCCTGGTCGGGATCGTGGACCTGCGACATGTCGATCAGTCCGGCATATCTACCGGATTCATCGACCGCGAACACCGTCTTGGTGGAGCCCAGCGGGTAGAGGCGGCGCAAGGCCTCCACCGTCAGCGCGGCGGGCACCGTCTTGGCATCGCGCCGCATGAGCCGGAAGGCCGTCAACTCCGACAGCCAGCCGATGTCGTAGGCGCCGCGGATCGGCACGCCGCGCAGATGGAAGCGCCAGGTGGCAAAGGAATAGCCGAAGGCCTGCCGCACCACGGTGGTGGACAGCACCACGCCGATCAGCACGCCCGACGCCGCCCAGAGATCCTGCGTCGTCTCCAGCACAAGCAACACCATGGTGACCGGCGCACCGACGACGCCGGCGGCGACCGACCCCATCCCGACCAGCAGCAGAAGTCCGCCGTCGATTCCCAGTTCCGGCAGCAAGCTGGCCGTCGCGACGCTCAACAGACCGCCGAACAGCCCGCCGATGAACAGGGAGGCGCTGAACAGGCCGCCGCGGAAACCCGATCCCAGCGACACGGCCGACGCCAGGATCTTCGCCACCAGCGTCAGGGCCAGAGCCAATGCGCCGCCCGCCAGTTCCGGCGGCACGGCGCCGGGGCCGCTGCCCATCACCGCCGGCACCGCCAGCGCCAGCGCGCCGACCATCAGCCCGCCCACCGCCGGTCGCATCCAGCGCGGGACCGGCAGGCGCCTGAACCCGCGCTCCGCCACCGTCACCGCCTGCATGGCGAGGATGCTGAGCCAGCCGGCCAGGAAGCCAACGACGCCGCAGGCGGCATAATCCCATCCGGCGATTTCCACCGGCCGGCCGAGCGCCAGCGGCACCTCGCCGCCGGTCAGCAGGGCCGATGCCGCCACCCCCAGCGCCGCCGCAGCACCCACCGGCGCCAGCGCCGCCAGCGTGTAGCCGCCCAGCACCAGCTCGAAGGCATAGAAGGCGCCCGCCAGCGGCGCGTGATAGGCTGCGGCGATGGCCGCCGCCGCCCCGCAGCCGACCATCATGCGCAGATCGGCCCGGCGCAGCCGCAACCGCTGCCCGAGGGAGGAGGCGAGACCGGCGCCCGCCTGGGTATAGGCCGCCTCCATGCCCACCGACGCGCCGGACGCGTTGGACAGCGCGGTGGTCACCGTCAGGCGCAGGCTGTCGATCAGCGACATCTTCCCGCCGTAGAGCGCGTTCGCCTCCACCGCGTCGACGATGTCGTTGGGCCGCCAGCGCCGCACCAGCGTCGACAGGATGCCCAGCAGCAGCCCGCCCGCCACCGGCACGCCCAGCGTCCTCAGCAGGTCGGGCGCCCCCTGACCCAGCTTCTCGCCCACCGGCAGGTCGAAGGCCAGCGCCTGGAGCAGCAGGACCGCCTCGTGCAGCGATCCGACCGCCAGTCCGACCGCCCCGCCGACCAGCCCGGCAAGAACCACCACTGCCAGCGCGCTGTCGCGCACGTTCCAGCGGTCGGACAGGGTGGTCGCTGCCGAGGCGTCGAGCGCCGCATAAGGGTCGTTGCCGGCGCGGGCGTTTTCGCCCACGCCGTCGATGGAGGCGGAATTGTCCGGCATGATCACACGAGCGATGGAAACGATGCAGCTTGGATACGTTCAGCTATATCATCGGGTTCCCATTGCTCCGGTTCTATGATTCAGGACGCTGGAATTCGGTTGTCACATACCGCATCGTCGCCTTGAGGTCCGAATGCGCCCCATAGCCTCGTGAAAACGGACTGCCTTACCCCAGGATCAGGCCGAGACCCGCTGCCAGCCAAGCCGCTTGTAGCGCGCTTCCAGAATGGTCGGCGTCGCGCAGGCATAGCCGAACCACAGCCCCACCAGCATGAGAGCGCCGCTGGGCCAGAGCAGCAGGGCGACGACGGTCAGAACCGCATGGATCGCGCTGTGCATCCACTCGCCCTTGGCGGCGAAATAGAAGGGACCGCCCAGGAACGCCCAGACACCGGACCTGTTGGACACCGTTTCCGTCTGACCGGTCGAGGGATTCTGGAAGATCGTGGCCGATGACGGCTGCGCCATGTTCGTCTCCTTGGTTTGCCGGAGCCAGTGGCTTGCCGGACCCAGTCTGGACGACGGCCGCTGACCCGTCGCTTCCCCCGGGCGGCTTTCCCGCATGGTGGACAATCGGGCAGTTGGACGGCCGCCCGCCGGCTTTCACACCGCGCCCACGCTTTCCTCGCCTCCGGTTCCGCGCAGGACATCCAGGAACCGCTCCAGCACCAGATTCGGCTGGGCGCCCTTCTTCGTCACCACCTGGAATTTCAGGGCGTGATGGTAGGTATCGGGCATCAGCGCCCGCATCATCCCACGCTCGACCCATTGCCGCGCGTAATGGGTCGGCAGAAAGCCGACATAGCATCCGGTGAGGATCAGAAAAGCCACCCCCTCGCGGTCGGTCGCCGTCGCGGTGTTGTTCAGCTCGTGGGGAAGCTGCGCCTGGGTCGGCGCCACGGCGTCGGCGGCCTCGACCGCTTCCCGCGTCAATCCGGCGGCGGCACAGTCGAACAGCGGATGGCCGTCGCCGCAGTAGAGCAGGGACTCCTCCTGGTAAAGCGGAAGACCGGCCAGTCCCGGCAACCCACGGCGGACCGGCACGACGCCGACATGCAGTTGCCCGTCCAGCACGCCCCGCTCGATCTCGTTGGGCGGTATCATGCGGATGTTGACGCGAACCTCGGGCGCCAGCTGCTTCAGGCTGCGCAGGGCGTGGGTCACCCGCATCTGCGGCATTGTGACGAGGTTGTCGGTGATGCCGATGTTCAATTCACCGCGCAGACGGCCATGGACGGTGGCGATCTCGCTGCGGAAGCTCTCGGTGCTGGCCAGCAGGCGCAAGCTCGCCTCATAGGCCAGATGCCCTTCGTCGGTCAGCCGGAAGCCGGCCCGCCCGCGCCGGCAGAGGGTAAGCCCGAGCCGCCGCTCAAGGTCCGCCATATGCTGGCTGATCGCCGCCCGGCTGATGTTCAGCTCCACCTCGGCAGCGGAAAAGCCGCCGCACTCCACCACCGTCCGGAACACGCGCAGCAGCCGGATGTCGGCATCGCCGATGGGGGCCAGGGACCGGGCTGGCTTGCTCATGCTGGCACCACCATGATCTGGGCAAGATAGTTAAGCGCAGGGTTATGTGAAGTTCTTATAGTTTGGATTTAATCGCAACCGGGAAGCGCGCACACTTGCCGCCGACAGTACCCCTGACACATATGGGAGAACCGCGGATGGCCCCCCTGGACAACGATCATGCCAACGCTCTCGGCCAGTCCCTGGACAAGGCTGCCGGACTGACGCGCGAGGAACTCGACGCCTATTGGATGCCCTTCAGCGGCAACCGTCAGTTCAAGAACAACCCGCGCATGATCGTGAAGGCCGAGGGGACCTGGTACTGGGACGCCGAAGGCCGCAAGATCTACGACAGCCTGTCCGGCCTGTGGTGCAGCGGCGCCGGCCATTGCCGCCGCGAGATTTCCGAAGCGGTGGCCCGCCAGATCGCGGAGCTGGATTACAGCCCCGCCTTCCAGCACGGGCACCCGGCCGCCTTCAAGCTGGCGCACAAGCTGGCGTCGATGACCCCGGCCGGCCTCGACCATGTCTTCTTCGTCGGTTCGGGATCGGAAGCCGCCGACACCGCGCTGAAGATGGCGCGGGCCTATTGGCGGATGAAGGGCCAGCCGGCCAAGACCAAGCTGATCGGCCGGTCCAAGGGCTATCACGGCGTCAATTTCGGCGGCACCAGCCTGGGCGGCATCGGCGGCAACCGCAAGCTGTTCGGCACCGGCGTCGACGCCGACCACCTGCCCCACACCCTGCTGCCGCAAAATCTCTTCGTGAAGGGCATGCCGGACGAAGGCGCCTTCCTGGCCGACGCGCTGGAGGAACTGGTGGTGCTGCACGACGCCTCCAACATCGCCGCCGTGATCGTCGAGCCGCTGGCCGGCTCGGCCGGCGTGCTGCCGCCGCCGAAGGGCTACCTGCAGCGGCTGCGCGAGATCTGCGACAAGCACTCCATCCTGCTGATCTTCGATGAGGTCATCACCGGCTTCGGCCGCATGGGCGCCCCCTTCGGCGCCGATGCCTTCGGCGTGGTCCCGGACATCATGAACGTCGCCAAGGGCCTGACCAACGGCGCCGTCCCGATGGGGGCCGTCGTGGCCAAGCACGACATCTACCAGGCCTTCATGGACAATGGCGGCCCGGACTACATGGTGGAGTTCCCGCACGGCTATACCTATTCGGCCCATCCGGTCGCCTGCGCCGCCGGTCTGGCCGCGCTCGACCTCTTCGAGCGGGAGAAGCTGTGGGAGAAGGCGGCTGCGCTGGCGCCGCACTTCGAAAACCTGATCCACGGGCTGAAGGGGCTGAAGAACGTCGCCGACATCCGCAACTATGGCCTGACCGGCGCCGTCACAATCGCGTCGCTGCCGGGCGAACCGGCCCGCCGGCCCTATGAGATCGGCGAGAAGTGCTGGAAGGCCGGCTATTACGTACGCTTCGGCGGCGACACGCTTCAGTTCGGCCCGCATTTCTACAGCGAGCCCGCCGACCTCGACCGCCTGTTCGACGTCGTCGCCGACGCCATCCAGGCGACGGCGTAAGGGCGCCACGGACGAAGCCACCTCCCTCCCACGGCTTCGCCGCGGGTCCNCACTCCATAATCTCCCCCAGGAAAGCCCGACCATGACCATCGTTGCCCACCTGATCGGCGGCAAGACTGACGCGCCCGCCGGCAGCCGCACCGCCGACATCGTCAATCCCGCCACCGGTGACGTGGCCGGACAGGTCGCCCTGGCGTCGCGTGCCACCGTGGAAGAGGCCATCGCCGCCGCCGAGGCCGCGTTTCCGGCATGGCGAGCCACGCCGCCGGCCAAGCGCGCCCGCGTCATGTACCGCTTCAAGCAGTTGCTGGAGGAGAATGCCGACCGCATCTGCGCCCTCATCACGGCGGAGCACGGCAAGGTTCTGGACGACGCCTTCGGCGAGCTGACCCGCGGCATCGAGAACGTCGAGTATGCCTGCGGCGTCCCGGAACTGCTGAAGGGCGAGTTCTCCAAGAATGTCGGGCCGGCCATCGACAGCTGGTCGGAATTCCAGCCGCTGGGCGTCGTCGCCGGCATCACGCCGTTCAATTTCCCGGCGATGGTGCCGCTGTGGATGTACCCCATCGCCATCGCCTGCGGGAACACCTTCGTCCTCAAGCCGTCGGAGCGCGACCCCAGCTCCGCCCTCTACATTGCCCAACTGGCGCTGGAGGCCGGGCTGCCGCCGGGTGTGCTGAACGTCGTCAATGGCGACAAGGAGGCGGTCGACACGCTGCTGACCGATCCGCGGGTGCAGGGCGTCAGCTTCGTGGGATCCACCCCCATCGCCGAGTATGTCTATTCGACCGCCAGCACCCA
Above is a genomic segment from Azospirillum humicireducens containing:
- a CDS encoding chloride channel protein; protein product: MPDNSASIDGVGENARAGNDPYAALDASAATTLSDRWNVRDSALAVVVLAGLVGGAVGLAVGSLHEAVLLLQALAFDLPVGEKLGQGAPDLLRTLGVPVAGGLLLGILSTLVRRWRPNDIVDAVEANALYGGKMSLIDSLRLTVTTALSNASGASVGMEAAYTQAGAGLASSLGQRLRLRRADLRMMVGCGAAAAIAAAYHAPLAGAFYAFELVLGGYTLAALAPVGAAAALGVAASALLTGGEVPLALGRPVEIAGWDYAACGVVGFLAGWLSILAMQAVTVAERGFRRLPVPRWMRPAVGGLMVGALALAVPAVMGSGPGAVPPELAGGALALALTLVAKILASAVSLGSGFRGGLFSASLFIGGLFGGLLSVATASLLPELGIDGGLLLLVGMGSVAAGVVGAPVTMVLLVLETTQDLWAASGVLIGVVLSTTVVRQAFGYSFATWRFHLRGVPIRGAYDIGWLSELTAFRLMRRDAKTVPAALTVEALRRLYPLGSTKTVFAVDESGRYAGLIDMSQVHDPDQDAAATETRVGTLASKADAVLMPGDDARTVLNRFGTAEVEALPVLSSPTDRRIIGYVTESFALRRYSQALERQRGEDLGERGIWGRD
- a CDS encoding aspartate aminotransferase family protein; this encodes MAPLDNDHANALGQSLDKAAGLTREELDAYWMPFSGNRQFKNNPRMIVKAEGTWYWDAEGRKIYDSLSGLWCSGAGHCRREISEAVARQIAELDYSPAFQHGHPAAFKLAHKLASMTPAGLDHVFFVGSGSEAADTALKMARAYWRMKGQPAKTKLIGRSKGYHGVNFGGTSLGGIGGNRKLFGTGVDADHLPHTLLPQNLFVKGMPDEGAFLADALEELVVLHDASNIAAVIVEPLAGSAGVLPPPKGYLQRLREICDKHSILLIFDEVITGFGRMGAPFGADAFGVVPDIMNVAKGLTNGAVPMGAVVAKHDIYQAFMDNGGPDYMVEFPHGYTYSAHPVACAAGLAALDLFEREKLWEKAAALAPHFENLIHGLKGLKNVADIRNYGLTGAVTIASLPGEPARRPYEIGEKCWKAGYYVRFGGDTLQFGPHFYSEPADLDRLFDVVADAIQATA
- a CDS encoding LysR family transcriptional regulator, yielding MSKPARSLAPIGDADIRLLRVFRTVVECGGFSAAEVELNISRAAISQHMADLERRLGLTLCRRGRAGFRLTDEGHLAYEASLRLLASTESFRSEIATVHGRLRGELNIGITDNLVTMPQMRVTHALRSLKQLAPEVRVNIRMIPPNEIERGVLDGQLHVGVVPVRRGLPGLAGLPLYQEESLLYCGDGHPLFDCAAAGLTREAVEAADAVAPTQAQLPHELNNTATATDREGVAFLILTGCYVGFLPTHYARQWVERGMMRALMPDTYHHALKFQVVTKKGAQPNLVLERFLDVLRGTGGEESVGAV
- a CDS encoding DUF2628 domain-containing protein, whose amino-acid sequence is MAQPSSATIFQNPSTGQTETVSNRSGVWAFLGGPFYFAAKGEWMHSAIHAVLTVVALLLWPSGALMLVGLWFGYACATPTILEARYKRLGWQRVSA